The Kocuria sp. TGY1127_2 genome includes a window with the following:
- a CDS encoding ABC transporter substrate-binding protein — protein sequence MRFSRISTFASVAVISALALTGCGGGSSAGSGDADSSAVITADSVEPQNPLVPTNTSENGGGVVVENIFNGLISYDEDGKPQNDLAESIDSDDNQNWTIKIKKDKKFTNGEPVTAQSFVDSWNYGAAAKNAQAASTFFSPIEGYDAVSGEGSTEDKMSGLQVKDDNTFTVKLNSPQSDFDLRLGYAAYVPMPESAFKDMKAFGENPVGYGPYKMAKEGAWQHNTQIDLVKNDDYDGPEKPKNGGITFKLYQNPDTAYQDLLANNLDVLQQIPTSALGNYKDDLGDRSLDKPYAGNQTIAIPYYLKNWSGEAGKLRRQALSMAIDRDEITKVILNNTRKPATDMTAPVLEGYKDKIENSDNTKFDKDKAKELWDKAEKMQPYDTSEKFTIAYNADAGGHKKWVDAVANQIKNNLGIDAEGKSYSTFKEVRTDATSGKLTGAVRSGWLGDYPSLYNFMEPTYTKGANSNDSKYDNPEFEKKLNEGLAATDKDAANKAFREADSMLLEDLPAIPLWYSQANVGWSESVSGVKASWNGTPMYYNVEKSS from the coding sequence ATGCGATTCTCACGCATTTCAACGTTCGCGAGCGTTGCGGTGATCTCCGCATTGGCTCTTACCGGTTGCGGCGGGGGATCCTCCGCCGGAAGCGGAGACGCCGACTCGTCCGCCGTCATCACAGCCGACAGCGTCGAACCGCAGAACCCGTTGGTACCGACCAACACGTCTGAAAATGGCGGCGGTGTCGTCGTAGAGAACATTTTCAATGGCCTCATCTCGTACGACGAGGACGGGAAACCGCAAAACGATCTGGCCGAGTCCATCGATTCGGACGACAACCAGAACTGGACTATCAAGATCAAGAAGGACAAGAAGTTCACCAACGGTGAGCCGGTCACGGCCCAGAGCTTCGTGGACTCCTGGAATTACGGGGCGGCCGCCAAGAACGCACAGGCAGCTTCGACCTTCTTCAGCCCGATCGAAGGATACGACGCTGTATCCGGAGAAGGATCCACAGAAGACAAGATGTCCGGCCTGCAGGTCAAGGACGACAACACGTTCACCGTCAAGTTGAACTCGCCGCAGTCGGACTTCGATCTCCGCCTCGGGTACGCCGCCTACGTCCCCATGCCCGAATCGGCTTTCAAGGACATGAAGGCCTTCGGTGAGAATCCGGTCGGCTACGGTCCCTACAAGATGGCCAAGGAAGGGGCATGGCAGCACAACACCCAGATCGATCTGGTCAAGAACGACGACTATGACGGTCCGGAGAAGCCCAAGAACGGTGGTATCACTTTCAAGCTGTACCAGAACCCGGATACTGCCTATCAGGACCTGCTCGCCAATAACTTGGACGTTCTGCAACAGATTCCGACCTCTGCTCTGGGCAACTACAAGGACGACCTGGGTGACCGCAGCCTGGACAAGCCGTACGCCGGAAACCAGACGATCGCCATCCCGTACTACCTCAAGAACTGGAGCGGCGAAGCCGGTAAGCTGCGTCGCCAGGCGCTGTCCATGGCAATCGATCGCGATGAGATCACCAAGGTGATCCTGAACAACACTCGGAAGCCGGCGACGGACATGACCGCACCGGTGCTGGAAGGCTACAAGGACAAAATCGAGAACTCGGACAACACCAAGTTCGACAAGGACAAGGCCAAAGAGCTCTGGGACAAAGCAGAGAAGATGCAGCCCTACGACACGTCCGAGAAATTCACCATCGCCTATAACGCTGATGCCGGCGGACACAAGAAGTGGGTCGACGCGGTAGCGAACCAGATCAAGAACAACCTGGGCATCGATGCAGAAGGCAAGTCCTACTCGACCTTCAAGGAAGTCCGCACTGACGCGACCTCAGGCAAGCTGACCGGAGCCGTACGTTCGGGCTGGCTCGGGGATTACCCTTCGCTCTACAACTTCATGGAGCCGACGTACACCAAGGGCGCCAACTCGAACGACTCGAAATACGACAACCCTGAGTTCGAGAAGAAGTTGAATGAGGGTCTCGCCGCCACCGACAAGGATGCGGCCAACAAGGCCTTCCGGGAAGCCGACTCGATGTTGCTCGAGGACCTTCCCGCCATCCCGCTGTGGTACTCACAGGCCAACGTCGGTTGGTCGGAGAGCGTTTCCGGCGTCAAGGCGTCCTGGAACGGTACCCCGATGTACTACAACGTGGAGAAATCCTCCTGA
- the pgi gene encoding glucose-6-phosphate isomerase, which produces MSASQIPDITSTEAWKELTRHHAVLEPDLREWFDQDPQRAEEFTLTAGDLVADLSKNLLTSETRRLLLKLAEQAGVEERRDAMFAGEHINVTEDRAVLHTALRRPNGAAPMLEVDGQDIDQDVHEVLAKVYDFADRVRSGEWTGITGRPIETVVNIGIGGSDLGPVMAYEALRTYAQDGLTARFISNIDPTDAAETVADLDPETTLFIVASKTFGTLETLTNARVCRTWLLEALRESGALSDAEDTEAVARHFVAVSTALDKVEAFGIDPKNAFGFWNWVGGRYSVDSAIGTSLAVVLGPDVFEEFLSGFHAMDEHFRSAPAEKNLPLLMGLLNVWYVNFFGAASHAVLPYDQHLHRFPAYLQQLTMESNGKSVRWDGSPVTTQTGEIFWGEPGTNGQHAFYQLIHQGTRVIPADFIAFANPSHPTKDGKTDVHELFLANFFAQTKALAFGKTEEEVRAEGTDESVVPARVFSGNRPTTSVMAPALTPSVLGQLIALYEHITFVEGTVWGIDSFDQWGVELGKQLAQDLAPAVGGDADAVAKEDSSTRSLISYYLNHRDK; this is translated from the coding sequence ATGAGTGCATCACAGATTCCCGACATCACGTCCACCGAAGCCTGGAAAGAACTGACCCGGCATCATGCGGTCCTCGAGCCCGATCTCAGAGAATGGTTCGACCAAGACCCCCAGCGCGCGGAGGAGTTCACCCTCACCGCCGGCGATCTCGTCGCGGATCTCTCCAAGAACCTCTTGACGAGCGAAACCCGCCGGTTGCTTCTCAAACTTGCGGAACAGGCGGGTGTCGAGGAGCGTCGTGACGCGATGTTTGCCGGCGAACACATCAACGTGACGGAGGACCGCGCTGTCCTGCACACGGCGTTGCGTCGCCCCAATGGAGCCGCGCCGATGCTCGAGGTCGATGGACAAGACATCGACCAGGACGTGCATGAAGTCCTCGCCAAGGTCTACGATTTCGCCGATCGCGTGCGGTCCGGTGAGTGGACCGGGATCACCGGTCGCCCCATCGAGACGGTGGTCAATATCGGCATCGGCGGCTCGGACCTGGGCCCTGTCATGGCCTATGAAGCACTCAGGACGTATGCACAGGACGGTCTGACCGCTCGATTCATCTCCAATATCGATCCCACTGATGCAGCCGAAACGGTAGCGGATTTGGATCCCGAGACAACGTTGTTCATCGTCGCCTCCAAAACATTCGGCACCCTGGAAACCCTCACCAACGCCCGTGTGTGCCGCACCTGGCTGCTCGAGGCCCTGCGAGAATCAGGTGCACTCTCGGACGCCGAAGACACCGAGGCCGTGGCCCGCCACTTCGTGGCCGTGTCCACTGCCCTAGACAAGGTAGAAGCTTTTGGGATCGACCCAAAGAACGCGTTCGGTTTCTGGAATTGGGTCGGCGGCCGCTACTCCGTGGATTCCGCGATCGGAACCTCTCTGGCCGTGGTGCTCGGCCCGGACGTGTTCGAGGAGTTCTTATCCGGTTTCCACGCGATGGACGAGCATTTCCGTTCGGCACCGGCGGAGAAGAACCTTCCATTGCTCATGGGATTGCTCAACGTTTGGTATGTGAATTTCTTCGGTGCCGCCTCGCACGCGGTTCTCCCCTATGACCAGCATCTTCACCGCTTCCCAGCTTATCTGCAGCAGTTGACCATGGAATCGAACGGAAAATCCGTTCGCTGGGACGGATCCCCCGTGACCACCCAGACCGGCGAGATTTTCTGGGGCGAGCCCGGCACCAATGGCCAGCACGCCTTCTACCAGTTGATCCACCAGGGCACCCGCGTGATCCCTGCCGATTTCATCGCGTTCGCGAATCCGAGTCACCCGACCAAGGACGGCAAGACCGACGTCCATGAGCTTTTTCTCGCCAATTTCTTCGCCCAGACCAAGGCCCTGGCTTTCGGGAAGACAGAGGAAGAAGTTCGAGCCGAGGGCACCGACGAGTCCGTCGTTCCCGCTCGGGTATTCTCGGGCAACCGGCCCACGACCTCCGTGATGGCACCAGCGCTGACGCCTTCTGTTCTAGGTCAATTGATTGCCCTCTACGAGCACATCACTTTTGTCGAAGGGACCGTCTGGGGAATCGACTCATTCGATCAGTGGGGCGTCGAGCTGGGAAAGCAACTTGCCCAAGATCTTGCCCCCGCCGTCGGAGGAGATGCCGACGCGGTCGCCAAAGAGGATTCCTCAACGCGTTCGTTGATTTCGTACTACCTCAACCACAGAGACAAGTAG
- a CDS encoding DUF2382 domain-containing protein has protein sequence MTNNQNIESLRNSTVYGNNGDKIGKVGEIYLDDQTNEPTFATVNTGLFGSKETFVPLNQARASDDGLTVPYDKDFVKDAPNIDDDGSLTPEEEQRIYEYYSLDGSNSGRDNSGNADAQRGQAGNRTGQEHGNAAAGTAAAGTAAAGTAAAGTVNGREDTQAGTGRHSNGQAEAQTRGGTADQAATGRHGAADNDVVAHEERLEATDQTERRETGQVRLRKHVKTDTETVEVPVRHEEVQVERTKIDPDSAEARQAADGNEFGKDEEVTVTAYEERPVVDTETVATERVSLNKQAREDTETVSGQVRKEEIEVDEEGNRRD, from the coding sequence ATGACTAATAACCAGAACATTGAGTCCCTGCGCAACAGCACAGTTTACGGAAACAACGGCGACAAGATCGGCAAGGTCGGGGAGATTTATCTCGACGACCAGACCAACGAGCCGACGTTCGCTACGGTCAATACCGGCCTCTTCGGTTCCAAGGAAACCTTTGTGCCCTTGAACCAAGCCCGCGCTTCCGATGACGGCCTGACGGTTCCTTATGACAAGGATTTCGTCAAAGATGCCCCGAACATCGATGACGACGGTTCGTTGACCCCCGAGGAAGAGCAGCGTATCTACGAGTACTACTCGCTGGACGGCAGCAACTCGGGACGAGACAACAGTGGCAACGCCGATGCCCAGCGTGGGCAGGCAGGTAATCGGACAGGCCAGGAGCATGGCAATGCGGCGGCCGGTACTGCTGCCGCTGGAACGGCTGCGGCCGGAACTGCGGCAGCAGGTACGGTGAATGGGCGTGAGGATACCCAGGCCGGGACCGGTCGCCACAGCAATGGACAGGCTGAGGCCCAGACGCGAGGCGGAACCGCGGACCAGGCCGCAACCGGCCGTCACGGTGCTGCCGACAACGACGTAGTGGCTCACGAGGAGCGGCTCGAGGCAACAGACCAGACCGAGCGCCGTGAGACGGGTCAGGTGCGACTCCGCAAGCACGTCAAGACGGACACCGAAACCGTTGAGGTCCCGGTTCGACACGAAGAGGTTCAGGTCGAGCGCACCAAGATCGATCCGGACTCCGCAGAGGCCCGCCAAGCGGCCGATGGCAACGAGTTCGGTAAGGACGAGGAGGTCACGGTGACCGCATACGAAGAACGTCCTGTCGTCGACACCGAGACCGTTGCGACCGAGCGAGTCTCTCTCAATAAGCAGGCCCGTGAGGACACCGAGACCGTATCCGGGCAGGTCCGCAAGGAAGAAATCGAAGTTGATGAAGAAGGCAATCGTCGTGACTGA
- a CDS encoding DUF1540 domain-containing protein codes for MTDVTECTVSNCSFNHDGCTAFAVTITGEPQDASCGTFISLDADGGLPRAQAHVGACQRIECIFNKDLMCGAESVKVGSATSGADCLTYRPA; via the coding sequence ATGACAGATGTCACCGAATGCACTGTTTCAAATTGCTCGTTCAATCACGATGGTTGCACTGCCTTTGCTGTGACCATCACGGGCGAACCGCAGGATGCCAGTTGCGGAACTTTCATCTCCTTGGACGCCGATGGTGGCTTGCCCCGGGCTCAAGCGCATGTCGGAGCTTGCCAGCGGATCGAATGCATCTTCAACAAAGACCTCATGTGTGGGGCGGAGTCAGTCAAAGTCGGTTCTGCGACTTCCGGAGCGGACTGCTTGACCTACCGACCGGCCTGA
- a CDS encoding NADP-dependent isocitrate dehydrogenase — MSKIIYTHTDEAPLLATYSFKPIVEAYANSAGVAVETRDISLAGRIIAQFNDVLPDDQRVNDALAELGDLAKTPEANIIKLPNISASVPQLKAAIKELQADGYDLPDYPDEVKSEADADARRRYDRVKGSAVNPVLREGNSDRRAPLSVKNYARKNPHTMGAWSKDSKTNVATMGDKDFKSNEKSVILPSDDTLTIRFTADDGSEKILKDGLKVLKDEIVDSTVMSAAALDEFLAAQVARAREENVLFSVHLKATMMKVSDPILFGHAVKAYFPDVFETYGDKLTEAGLSPNNGLASILNGLDLLDEDTAKGVKEGIERGLEEGPSLAMVDSRKGITNLHVPSDVIVDASMPAMIRTSGHMWGADDDEHDTLAVLPDSSYAGVYQAVIEDCRENGAFDPTTMGSVPNVGLMAQKAEEYGSHDKTFEIEGKGVVEVLNSAGEVLLSHNVEGGDIWRACQTKDVAVRDWVKLAVRRSRESGTPAVFWLDSERAHDTNLIKKVNEYLEAEDTDGLDIRILSPIDATKFSIDRIRQGLDTISVTGNVLRDYLTDLFPILELGTSAKMLSIVPLINGGGLFETGAGGSAPKHVQQLVSENHLRWDSLGEFLALAASFEHLASTTDNDRARILAETLDAATGTFLEENKSPSRKVGELDNRGSHFYLATYWAEELSRQSRDKDLAELFAGIAEQLKSNEDKIAQELLDVQGSSVDLGGYYWPQDAKADAVMRPSETLNGILAQLTK; from the coding sequence ATGTCGAAAATCATTTACACCCATACCGACGAAGCGCCGTTGCTGGCGACCTATTCTTTCAAGCCGATCGTCGAGGCATACGCGAACAGCGCCGGGGTCGCGGTGGAAACCCGCGATATCTCGCTGGCCGGGCGCATCATTGCCCAGTTCAACGATGTGCTTCCCGATGACCAGCGGGTCAATGATGCCCTGGCCGAACTCGGCGACCTCGCCAAGACGCCCGAGGCCAACATCATCAAGTTGCCGAATATCTCGGCATCGGTTCCGCAGCTCAAGGCGGCCATCAAGGAGCTCCAGGCAGATGGTTACGACCTCCCGGACTACCCGGACGAGGTCAAATCCGAGGCCGACGCCGATGCTCGCCGGCGCTACGACCGAGTCAAGGGTTCGGCGGTGAACCCCGTCCTCCGTGAGGGCAACTCGGACCGTCGCGCACCTCTGTCCGTGAAGAACTACGCGCGGAAGAACCCGCACACCATGGGGGCTTGGTCGAAGGATTCGAAGACCAACGTTGCAACAATGGGCGATAAGGACTTCAAGTCCAATGAGAAGTCCGTGATCCTGCCTTCGGATGACACCCTGACCATCCGTTTCACTGCTGATGACGGTTCGGAGAAGATCCTCAAGGACGGATTGAAAGTCCTCAAGGACGAGATTGTCGATTCCACCGTGATGAGCGCGGCCGCTTTGGACGAGTTCCTTGCCGCCCAGGTCGCTCGCGCGCGTGAAGAGAACGTGCTCTTCTCCGTACACCTCAAAGCGACGATGATGAAGGTTTCCGACCCCATCCTGTTCGGCCACGCCGTGAAGGCCTATTTCCCCGACGTTTTCGAGACCTATGGTGACAAGCTCACCGAAGCCGGACTTTCTCCGAACAACGGCCTGGCTTCGATCCTCAACGGTTTGGATCTCCTTGACGAGGACACCGCGAAGGGCGTCAAGGAAGGCATCGAGCGCGGCCTGGAAGAAGGACCGTCGCTGGCCATGGTCGATTCTCGTAAGGGAATCACCAACCTGCACGTACCGTCGGATGTGATCGTCGACGCCTCGATGCCGGCCATGATTCGCACGTCCGGCCACATGTGGGGTGCCGATGACGACGAACACGACACGCTCGCTGTCCTTCCCGATTCCTCGTACGCCGGCGTCTACCAGGCCGTCATCGAGGATTGCCGCGAGAACGGCGCCTTCGACCCCACGACCATGGGATCCGTCCCGAACGTGGGGCTCATGGCGCAGAAGGCCGAGGAATACGGTTCTCACGATAAGACCTTCGAGATTGAGGGGAAGGGCGTCGTCGAAGTCCTGAACTCTGCGGGCGAAGTCCTGTTGTCCCACAACGTGGAAGGCGGAGACATCTGGCGCGCTTGCCAGACCAAGGATGTCGCGGTTCGCGATTGGGTCAAGCTCGCAGTTCGTCGCTCCCGCGAGTCCGGGACTCCGGCCGTGTTCTGGCTGGATTCAGAACGCGCTCACGACACCAACCTGATCAAGAAGGTCAACGAGTACCTCGAAGCGGAAGACACGGACGGGCTGGATATCCGCATCCTCTCCCCCATCGATGCGACCAAGTTCTCTATCGATCGGATCCGTCAGGGCCTGGATACGATTTCCGTTACCGGAAACGTACTCCGCGATTATCTGACGGACCTGTTCCCCATCCTGGAACTGGGAACCTCCGCCAAGATGCTCTCGATCGTTCCGCTGATCAACGGCGGTGGACTATTCGAAACCGGCGCGGGTGGCTCGGCTCCCAAGCACGTTCAGCAGCTGGTTTCGGAGAACCATTTGCGCTGGGATTCCCTCGGTGAGTTCCTCGCTTTGGCCGCGTCCTTCGAGCACCTCGCCAGCACGACCGATAACGATAGGGCCCGTATTCTTGCGGAGACGCTCGATGCCGCTACGGGCACCTTCCTCGAAGAGAACAAGTCCCCGTCCCGCAAGGTGGGTGAACTCGACAACCGAGGCAGCCACTTTTACCTGGCGACATACTGGGCGGAGGAACTGTCCCGTCAGAGTCGCGACAAGGACCTCGCGGAATTGTTCGCGGGAATCGCCGAACAGCTCAAGTCCAACGAGGACAAGATCGCCCAGGAGCTTTTGGATGTCCAGGGCTCTTCGGTGGATCTGGGCGGTTACTACTGGCCACAGGACGCAAAGGCGGACGCCGTAATGCGACCTTCAGAAACCCTCAATGGGATTCTGGCGCAGTTGACCAAGTAA
- a CDS encoding NUDIX domain-containing protein, whose protein sequence is MPRITVSAVVMRDIQGRVLTVRKRGTSSFMFPGGKPETGEEPRAAAVREVREELGVDIAPHELEVLGRWETQAANEAGHELVAHVFDWVRSPEYVVRTPIFPLAEIEELRWSVPADSLAEPDIAPLTRDCVFPLLASTERSELGR, encoded by the coding sequence ATGCCACGAATAACCGTTTCCGCAGTCGTCATGAGGGATATCCAGGGAAGGGTTCTGACCGTTCGCAAACGCGGCACCAGTTCCTTCATGTTCCCCGGAGGAAAACCAGAGACCGGTGAAGAGCCGCGTGCGGCCGCGGTACGTGAAGTCCGGGAGGAGCTCGGCGTCGATATTGCTCCACATGAGCTCGAAGTCCTCGGCCGCTGGGAAACACAAGCAGCCAATGAAGCCGGCCACGAACTCGTGGCACATGTTTTCGATTGGGTCCGTTCGCCTGAGTATGTGGTTCGGACGCCGATCTTTCCGCTCGCGGAAATCGAAGAATTGCGGTGGAGCGTGCCTGCCGACTCTCTGGCCGAGCCCGACATTGCACCCCTCACACGAGATTGTGTATTTCCGCTACTGGCTTCCACGGAACGAAGCGAGCTGGGACGTTAG
- a CDS encoding ABC transporter permease — translation MLWYLFKRLLQLVPVFLGATLLVYFLVFMLPGDPLAALCGEKGCTPGVAAALTEKYRLNDPFLVQYLHYLGGLFTGDLGVNFSGREIGSILESAFPVTARLAIEALIFEGVFGVIFGLYAGLKKGKLFDSTVLVISLIVIAIPIFVLAFMMQFFVGVRLGLAKPTVSGAAGWGELILPAVVLGLVSFAYVLRLTRTSVAENVNADYVRTATAKGLSRGRVIRVHVLRNSMIPVATFLGADLGALMGGAVVTEGIFNVPGIGSQLYKALTLGDAPTVVSIVSIMVLIFCVANLLVDLLYAWLDPRIRYA, via the coding sequence GTGTTGTGGTACCTCTTCAAACGTCTCCTCCAGCTCGTTCCCGTATTCCTGGGCGCGACGCTGCTGGTCTATTTCTTGGTCTTCATGCTCCCAGGTGACCCGCTTGCTGCTCTCTGCGGCGAGAAGGGCTGCACCCCTGGCGTCGCCGCGGCATTGACCGAGAAATACCGACTCAACGACCCGTTCCTGGTCCAGTACCTCCATTATCTCGGAGGGCTCTTCACCGGAGACCTGGGCGTGAACTTCTCGGGCCGCGAGATTGGCTCGATCCTCGAATCCGCATTCCCCGTCACCGCACGATTGGCCATCGAAGCGCTGATCTTCGAGGGAGTCTTCGGCGTGATCTTCGGTCTGTACGCGGGACTCAAAAAGGGCAAGCTCTTCGACTCGACTGTTCTGGTCATCTCGCTGATCGTCATCGCCATCCCGATTTTCGTCCTGGCCTTCATGATGCAGTTCTTCGTGGGCGTCCGTTTGGGACTCGCCAAGCCGACCGTCTCGGGCGCAGCAGGCTGGGGAGAACTCATCCTGCCGGCCGTGGTCCTGGGCCTGGTCTCATTCGCCTATGTCCTGCGCCTGACCAGGACGTCGGTGGCGGAGAACGTCAACGCAGACTACGTGCGCACCGCAACCGCCAAGGGACTGAGCCGTGGACGAGTGATAAGGGTCCATGTTCTTCGTAACTCCATGATTCCGGTCGCTACGTTCCTCGGCGCGGACCTCGGAGCGCTGATGGGCGGTGCCGTGGTTACCGAGGGGATCTTCAATGTGCCCGGAATCGGTTCCCAGCTCTACAAAGCACTCACGCTCGGAGATGCCCCTACGGTGGTGTCCATCGTTTCGATCATGGTCCTGATCTTCTGCGTGGCCAACCTGTTGGTTGATTTGCTCTACGCCTGGCTCGACCCGAGGATCCGCTATGCATAA
- a CDS encoding BCCT family transporter, whose product MANFLTRKPDLRVGGVPDRLHEKMKRGAIDKRVFIPAAIIMALFISITMIFPHQANELFTALQTDVIGYFGWYYTAIVAVFVVFALYLGFSRLGDIKLGPDDSTPDYSFMTWLAFLFAAGMGIGLVFYGASEPISHFITPPPEVGGSPEQLAQQSMSRSFLHWGLHPWAIYVIVGMAIAYSAHRKKLPLSIRYSLKPLLGDRISGIWGDVIDIVALVGVLFGVATSMGLGVMQIASGLGFLNIDATSNMGYTMIIILLSAVTLFSVVTGLEKGMKWLSNGNLILAAVIVLFVLIMGPTIFLLREFVQAIGHYLQHVIELTFSTFALDGAEGQEFAGTWTTFYWGWWISWSAFVGMFIARVSRGRTVREFVLAVLLVPAAMSFFWFSVMGGTALHTELFGDGGLANLDSEGILFTMLQDLPASGALIIGSVILIIVFFVTSADSGALVLGMISSSGSPNPKTWVRVFWVLVAGGTATALLWAGGENSLNAIQTISILTALPFSVVIVFMCISLFKSLQAEHQLFIRAQRRQVRNEIADEISESVNSQVSANFSQLEEHWNDRMEAEAVEAAEAAVASGASSASTSGAKKRSGKLPWRSMKD is encoded by the coding sequence ATGGCTAACTTCTTGACCAGGAAGCCGGACCTTCGGGTCGGCGGCGTCCCAGATCGCTTGCACGAGAAGATGAAGCGCGGGGCAATCGACAAAAGAGTCTTTATACCTGCGGCAATCATCATGGCGCTTTTTATTAGCATCACTATGATATTTCCGCATCAGGCCAATGAACTATTTACTGCGCTGCAAACGGACGTCATCGGATATTTCGGCTGGTATTACACGGCAATTGTGGCCGTCTTCGTCGTCTTTGCGCTGTATCTGGGCTTCAGCAGGCTCGGCGACATCAAGCTGGGACCGGACGATTCCACACCCGACTATTCGTTCATGACATGGCTGGCCTTCCTGTTCGCGGCAGGTATGGGCATTGGGCTGGTGTTCTACGGCGCATCGGAGCCTATCTCTCACTTCATAACGCCTCCGCCAGAGGTGGGGGGTTCGCCGGAGCAGTTGGCTCAGCAGAGTATGTCCCGCAGCTTCCTGCACTGGGGCCTGCACCCGTGGGCCATCTACGTGATCGTCGGTATGGCGATTGCCTATTCGGCCCATCGGAAGAAATTGCCGTTGTCCATCCGGTACTCGCTCAAACCTCTCCTCGGGGACCGAATCAGTGGCATTTGGGGAGATGTCATCGACATCGTGGCCCTGGTCGGGGTGCTGTTCGGCGTCGCGACGTCGATGGGCCTCGGCGTGATGCAGATTGCGTCAGGCCTTGGCTTCCTGAATATCGACGCCACCAGCAACATGGGCTACACCATGATCATCATCCTTCTCTCGGCCGTCACTTTGTTCTCGGTGGTCACCGGCCTCGAGAAGGGCATGAAATGGCTTTCGAACGGCAACCTGATTCTGGCGGCGGTGATCGTACTCTTCGTGCTGATCATGGGACCCACGATCTTCCTGCTCCGTGAGTTCGTTCAGGCCATTGGCCATTACCTGCAGCACGTCATCGAGTTGACGTTCTCGACCTTCGCGCTCGACGGTGCTGAAGGTCAGGAGTTTGCAGGCACCTGGACAACCTTCTACTGGGGCTGGTGGATCTCGTGGTCGGCCTTCGTCGGAATGTTCATTGCTCGTGTTTCCAGGGGACGCACCGTTCGTGAATTCGTTCTCGCCGTTCTTCTGGTCCCCGCGGCGATGTCGTTCTTCTGGTTCTCCGTGATGGGCGGTACTGCGCTGCATACCGAGCTCTTCGGTGACGGCGGACTTGCGAACCTGGACAGCGAAGGCATCCTGTTCACGATGCTTCAGGACTTGCCGGCCTCCGGCGCGCTGATCATCGGTTCAGTGATTCTGATTATCGTTTTCTTCGTGACCTCGGCCGATTCGGGCGCGTTGGTGTTGGGCATGATTTCTTCTTCCGGCTCCCCGAACCCGAAGACTTGGGTTCGAGTTTTCTGGGTCCTGGTCGCCGGCGGCACCGCGACGGCCCTGCTCTGGGCGGGCGGAGAGAACTCGTTGAACGCCATCCAGACGATTTCGATTCTGACGGCGTTGCCGTTCTCGGTGGTCATCGTGTTCATGTGCATCTCGCTGTTCAAATCACTGCAGGCCGAACACCAGTTGTTCATTCGGGCTCAGCGGCGCCAAGTCCGGAACGAGATCGCAGACGAAATCTCCGAGAGCGTCAATAGCCAGGTTTCGGCCAACTTCAGCCAGCTCGAGGAGCACTGGAACGACCGCATGGAAGCTGAGGCCGTGGAAGCCGCGGAAGCTGCGGTTGCTTCTGGTGCGTCTTCGGCGTCGACCTCGGGCGCCAAGAAGCGGAGCGGCAAATTGCCGTGGCGCTCCATGAAGGACTGA